The Oceanicaulis sp. nucleotide sequence GTTCCGGGCGACGTCTAACCGACCGCTGTCGCGAGAGGTTACGGCTCACCCCCGGAAAACGAGCGCGGAACCTACTCATGACGCCCCCTCCCGTCAAGCGGGCGCTCGTCCCGATACGCAGGGCGCAGCGCGCCTAGCCGAAAAACCGCACCCGGCGGGCGATCCGATCCGCCCAGGCGCCGGCCAGAGCGCGCATCGCGGGACGCACCGGCGCGCCGTGAAAGCGGTTTGGCAGGAATCGCCCGCGGGCGAGGTCGAAGGGCTGGCGGACATACACGCCCCTGTCCGGCCGGTCGCGATATTGCGGCACGGTGTAGACGCAGTCTTCGAAGTAATAGTGCGTGACCTGGCTGAGCCGGCTCGCCCCGTCCCTGGTGATCGCGCCGCCGCCATGCACCAGGCCCGCCGCCCAGATGACCGCCTGGCCTTTCTTCAGCGGCGCGCGGCGCGGGGTCAGACCCGCCTCCTCCAGCCGTTCGGCGACGAGATCGGGATAGGCGGCCGCCCCGCCCCGTCCCGCCAGCGCCCGGCCGTCGATCTCGGCGAGCCGCTGGCTGCCTGGATAGTAGACGAGCGCGCCCTGGTCTTCGCCGACGTCTTCGAGCGCGATCCAGACCCCGCACATGAACCCGCCCGGCTCGGTGGAGAAATGAAACGTGTCCGCGTGCGGGCGCTGGCCCGTGCCGACGGGGAAGTTCAGCGTCTGGAACGGCGCGGCCGCCCTGCCGAAGACCGCCGACAGGAACGCCAGAAGCTCGGGATGAACGGCCAGCCTGCGCACCGCAGGCTCGCGCCGCCAAAGATCCTGCGCCCGCCGCCAGCGCCCTGCGAGGCCGGCAGTGACCTTCGCCGCGGCCTCGATCGCGTCTTCGGGCAGGCCCGGATCGAAGACGTGCAGGCCGTCCTCGCGCAGATCCGCCGCCGCCTTCAGCACCGCGTCGCTCACGCCTTCGGAGGCGAGGCGGGCGCGCTCGGCGTCGTACCGGGCGAGCGGTGCGTCGAACCAGGGGCCGTCGAATCGGGTCATGCGCGCCTCGGTCAAAGAAAAGCCCCCGGCGCGGACGCCGGGGGCTCGTCAGCATTCACGGGAACCGCGAAGGGGTCTAGCCCTCGCCGCCCTCGCCCGCCTGCTTGCGGGATTCTTCTTCGGCCGCTTCGGCGATTTCGGCCGGCAGGGCCTCCTCGCCGCTTTCAGCCGCCGCTTCCTGCTCGGCGATGCGCTTGCGATCGCGCTCGTCGGCGATCGACTGGAAGTCGCGCATGAGACCGCCGGTGCCCGCCGGGATGAGCCGGCCGACAATGACGTTCTCCTTGAGGCCCTCCAGCGTATCCACCTTGCCCTGAACGGCGGCTTCGGTGAGCACGCGGGTGGTTTCCTGGAACGACGCCGCGGAGATGAACGAGCGGGTCTGCAGGCTCGCCTTGGTGATGCCCAGCAGGACCGGCTCGCCGACCGCAGGCCGCTTGCCGTCCTTCTCGAGACGCTCGTTGGTCTCGATGAACTCCAGCTTGTCGACCTGTTCTCCGGCCAGATAGCCCGAATCCCCGGCGTCCAGGATCTCCATCTTCTGCAGCATCTGGCGGACGATCACCTCGATGTGCTTGTCGTTGATGGGCACGCCCTGCAGCCGGTAGACCTCCTGGATCTCATTGATCAGGTAGTCCGCCAGCGCTTCCACGCCGAGAATGCGCAGGATGTCGTGCGGCGCCGGGTTGCCGTCGAGCAGATACTCGCCGCGCTGGATGACGTCGCCTTCCTGCACGGTCAGGTGCTTGCCCTTGGGCACCAGGTATTCGACCGGTTCGGCGTCGTCACCCTCCGGCGTGATCGAGATCCGGCGCTTGTTCTTGTAGTCGCGGCCGAATTCGACCCGGCCGGTGATCTCGGCGATCACCGCGTGGTCCTTCGGACGCCGCGCTTCGAACAGCTCCGCCACCCGCGGCAGACCGCCGGTGATGTCACGCGTCTTCGCGCCTTCGGTCGGGATACGGGCCAGCACGTCGCCGGGCTGGACCTCGTCGCCGTCTGCGATCGAGAGGATCGCGCCGACCGAAAGCATGTAGTTCGCCGTCGAGCCGTTGGGCAGCCGCACGGGCTCGCCCTTCTCGTCGGAGATGATGACGGCGGGCTGCAGCGCGTTCGATTTCGCGCCCGTGCCGCGCCAGTCGACCACCACCTTCGAGGCGATGCCGGTGGCTTCGTCGGTTTCCTCGCGGACCGACACGCCCTCGACCAGGTCGACCAGCTTCACCTTGCCGCCCACCTCGGTGACGATCGGCATGGTGTAGGGGTCCCACTCGGCCAGACGCTGGCCGCGCTTGATCTGGTCGCCGGCGTCGGCGCGCAGCTTCGCGCCGTAGGGCAGCTTGTAGCTTTCCAGCTCCTTGCCTTCCTTGTCGGTGACCGCGACCTGCATGTTGCGGCTCATGACGATGAATGTGCCGTCCGAGGCCTTCACGGTGGAGCGCTCGGTGAAGGCGAGCTTGCCCTCGTGGACCGCTTCGATGAAGGACTGCTCGGAGACCTGGGCGGTGCCGCCGATGTGGAAGGTCCGCATGGTCAGCTGGGTGCCCGGCTCGCCGATGGACTGGGCCGCGATCACGCCG carries:
- a CDS encoding phytanoyl-CoA dioxygenase family protein — protein: MTRFDGPWFDAPLARYDAERARLASEGVSDAVLKAAADLREDGLHVFDPGLPEDAIEAAAKVTAGLAGRWRRAQDLWRREPAVRRLAVHPELLAFLSAVFGRAAAPFQTLNFPVGTGQRPHADTFHFSTEPGGFMCGVWIALEDVGEDQGALVYYPGSQRLAEIDGRALAGRGGAAAYPDLVAERLEEAGLTPRRAPLKKGQAVIWAAGLVHGGGAITRDGASRLSQVTHYYFEDCVYTVPQYRDRPDRGVYVRQPFDLARGRFLPNRFHGAPVRPAMRALAGAWADRIARRVRFFG